One window of the Penaeus vannamei isolate JL-2024 chromosome 31, ASM4276789v1, whole genome shotgun sequence genome contains the following:
- the LOC113803693 gene encoding uncharacterized protein, with the protein MEGDELLKCNVCLSSFDSNFHKPLLLPSCGHTFCRFCLDTLHKQSKNSCPECRKQNAVISVNLLPTNFSLLALAESQTQSDPDLSARPKSHRLHGSSTRNTEFHDEVPEALPTTRPPTAPVHPVGTPRNLMNLGARPRPNFGRGNQRQVLRNYKAQHPSPTFMQQATNMNSNMQATRRNRQNLDQPDFCNDMAEAVKLQEELDFQMAIHLTFCKDASHKHDDPNCTPNCWQFPADEELSTAIHQTF; encoded by the exons ATGGAAGGTGATGAGTTATTGAAGTGCAATGTGTGTCTAAGTAGTTTTGACAGCAACTTCCATAAGCCGCTGTTACTTCCAAGTTGTGGACACACTTTCTGCAGATTTTGTCTAGACACTCTTCATAAGCAGTCCAAGAATTCTTGTCCAGAGTGTCGAAAA caAAATGCTGTGATCTCAGTTAATTTATTGCCAACCAATTTTAGTTTGCTTGCTTTAGCTGAGTCTCAGACACAAAGTGACCCTGACTTGTCAGCAAGGCCTAAATCACACAGACTACACGGGTCATCAACTAGAAACACAGAGTTCCATGATGAAGTCCCTGAGGCACTTCCAACCACAAGACCACCAACAGCCCCTGTTCATCCTGTAGGAACACCCAGAAACCTTATGAATTTAGGGGCCAGGCCTAGACCTAACTTCGGACGGGGCAATCAAAGACAGGTGTTAAGGAACTACAAAGCACAGCATCCATCTCCAACTTTTATGCAGCAGGCTACAAACATGAACTCAAACATGCAGGCAACAAGGAGGAATCGGCAGAATCTCGATCAGCCAGATTTCTGCAATGACATGGCAGAAGCTGTGAAACTGCAGGAAGAGCTAGACTTTCAGATGGCAATACATCTGACATTTTGTAAA GATGCCAGTCATAAACATGATGACCCAAATTGTACTCCAAACTGCTGGCAGTTTCCAGCAGATGAAGAGCTTTCTACTGCCATACATCAGACCTTTTAG
- the LOC113803694 gene encoding alpha-amylase A, which produces MMAIPVLTLAVLVASAHAQKNPNVLEDRQVMVHLFEWKWVDIASECERFLAPRGYGAVQVSPPNEYVEVYQGPVKRPWWERYQPVSYKIASRSGDERAFRDMVNRCNNVGVRIYVDAVINHMSGGHPKGTGTTGGSLFDSSTQSYPGVPYTSADFNDPNCHTNSGNIENFQDAEQVRNCKLSGLNDLHQGSEHVRDKIVEYLNKLIGWGVAGFRVDASKHMWPADLQEIFGRLDNLSTTFFPEGTRPFVLQEVIDFDDEPIKGTDYTNVGRVTEFRYGKFLCQDFRGINQLKWLRNLHEAWDMLDRHSAVVFIDNHDNQRGHGAGGDVTITFRDPRRYKMANAFMLAWPYGFTRVMSSYHWDQKWDDGRDTNDWMGPPHDANFSITSPIINADNSCGGGWVCEHRWRQIYNMVEFRNVAHGTDMNDWWDNGSNQIAFSRGNRGFVAINNDEYDLKQTLQTRLPAGTYCDVISGSKQGESCTGKTLTVGPDGRAYVEVLTTAYDGVIAIHINSKVSDDVSRHDHPLFYNQTILTVDQDKVLKLVGVELAARTMAGCDWRKYGQILKLLLEEASLPTFTIPEEVFTLLSEERRRDPKAQNDGPGGTNCHTDRC; this is translated from the exons atgATGGCGATACCTGTGCTGACGCTGGCGGTGCTGGTGGCCTCGGCGCATGCGCAGAAAAACCCGAACGTCTTAGAGGACCGCCag GTGATGGTCCACCTCTTTGAATGGAAGTGGGTTGACATCGCGAGCGAATGCGAGAGATTTTTGGCGCCTCGTGGTTATGGCGCCGTTCAG GTATCCCCGCCTAATGAATATGTGGAAGTGTACCAAGGACCCGTAAAGCGCCCGTGGTGGGAGAGGTACCAGCCAGTCTCGTACAAGATCGCCTCCCGCTCGGGTGACGAGAGAGCCTTCAGGGACATGGTGAATCGCTGCAATAACGTTGGAGTTAG GATCTACGTGGACGCCGTCATTAATCACATGTCCGGGGGCCACCCAAAGGGCACGGGAACCACAGGTGGCTCCTTGTTCGACTCCAGCACACAATCCTACCCCGGAGTGCCATACACTTCTGCCGATTTCAACGACCCTAATTGCCACACCAACTCTGGCAATATTGAGAATTTCCAGGATGCCGAACAG GTCCGCAATTGCAAACTGAGCGGCCTAAACGACCTACACCAAGGCAGCGAGCATGTGCGAGACAAAATCGTTGAATACCTGAACAAGCTCATCGGTTGGGGTGTTGCTGGCTTTCGTGTCGACGCCTCGAAACACATGTGGCCGGCAGATCTACAG GAAATTTTTGGACGCCTTGACAATCTTAGCACAACATTTTTTCCTGAAGGAACCAGACCCTTTGTACTCCAGGAAGTCATCGATTTCG ATGATGAGCCTATCAAAGGAACCGACTACACCAACGTGGGTCGCGTGACGGAATTCCGGTATGGCAAGTTCCTGTGCCAGGATTTCCGAGGCATCAACCAGCTCAAATGGCTCCGGAACCTGCACGAGGCCTGGGACATGCTCGACCGACACAGCGCCGTCGTTTTCATCGATAACCACGACAACCAGCGAGGCCACGGCGCCGGCGGTGACGTCACGATAACCTTCCGTGATCCTAGACGATATAAA ATGGCCAACGCCTTCATGCTAGCGTGGCCGTATGGCTTCACGCGCGTCATGTCGTCGTATCACTGGGACCAGAAGTGGGACGACGGGCGTGACACGAACGACTGGATGGGCCCGCCCCACGATGCCAACTTCAGCATCACTTCGCCCATCATCAACGCTGACAACAGCTGCGGGGGAGGCTGGGTCTGCGAGCACCGCTGGAGGCAGATCTACAACATGGTGGAGTTCCGAAATGTTGCTCACG GCACTGACATGAACGACTGGTGGGACAACGGCAGCAACCAGATCGCCTTCAGCCGAGGCAACAGGGGTTTCGTGGCCATCAACAACGACGAATACGACTTGAAACAAACGCTGCAG ACGCGCCTTCCTGCTGGTACGTACTGTGACGTCATCTCTGGAAGTAAACAGGGAGAGTCGTGTACGGGCAAGACACTTACTGTAGGACCTGACGGCCGGGCCTACGTCGAAGTCCTCACAACTGCCTATGATGGAGTCATCGCTATTCATATCAAC TCCAAAGTCTCTGACGACGTGAGCAGACACGACCATCCGCTTTTCTACAACCAGACGATCCTGACCGTCGACCAAGACAAGGTCCTCAAGTTGGTGGGCGTGGAGCTGGCGGCCAGAACCATGGCGGGTTGCGACTGGAGGAAGTACGGCCAGATCCTGAAGCTTCTGCTCGAAGAAGCGAGTCTCCCAACATTCACAATCCCCGAGGAGGTGTTTACGCTCCTGTccgaagagaggaggcgagaccCCAAGGCGCAGAATGATGGCCCAGGGGGTACCAACTGTCATACTGACAGGTGTTAA
- the LOC113803695 gene encoding pancreatic alpha-amylase 2a5, which yields MPGSEAKRMTEMMARLRLLSLTLLAAAAHAQWNANVWDNRQVMVHLFEWKWTDIANECENFLAPRGYGAVQVSPPTECAVVHQGDTQRPWWERYQPVSYKIASRSGDENAFRDMVTRCNNVGVRIYVDAVINHMTGGWPLGTEATGGSSFDSGAQSYPGVPYSAFDFNDGNCNTGSGAIENYGDFYQVRNCKLVGLNDLDQGSEYVRGKIVDFMNTLVGWGVAGFRVDASKHMWPGDMKVIFDRLNDLNTAYFPAGSRPFIYQEVIDLGGEPIKGTEYTGNGRVTEFKYGKYLGEAFRGSNELRWLSNFHEGWGMLHRDNSVVFIDNHDNQRGHGAGGDMILTFRVSRWYKMANAFMLAWPYGFTRVMSSYYWDQWWENGQDKNDWVGPPHDGSFNIISPSFNADGSCGNGWICEHRWRQIYNMVEFRNVAHGTDMNDWWDNGSNQIAFCRGNKGFLAINNDGWDLKETLQTCLPAGTYCDVISGSKDGGSCTGKSVTVGGDGRAYVEVLSADYDGVLAIHANSKL from the exons ATGCCAGGCAGTGAGGCGAAACGTATGACAG AAATGATGGCGCGCCTGAGATTGTTAAGTCTGACATTGCTGGCCGCTGCTGCGCATGCTCAGTGGAATGCCAACGTCTGGGATAACCGACAG GTTATGGTCCACCTCTTCGAATGGAAATGGACTGACATCGCGAATGAGTGCGAAAATTTCCTTGCTCCAAGAGGTTACGGCGCCGTTCAG GTCTCGCCGCCGACGGAATGCGCGGTCGTGCATCAGGGCGACACACAGCGGCCGTGGTGGGAGAGGTACCAGCCGGTGTCCTACAAGATCGCCTCTCGCTCTGGCGACGAAAACGCCTTCAGGGACATGGTAACTCGATGCAACAACGTGGGGGTGAG GATCTACGTAGATGCGGTGATCAACCACATGACTGGCGGATGGCCTCTGGGCACAGAAGCCACGGGCGGGTCCTCCTTCGACTCGGGCGCACAGTCCTACCCCGGGGTTCCTTACTCCGCTTTCGACTTCAACGACGGCAACTGCAACACTGGCTCGGGAGCCATTGAAAACTACGGTGACTTTTACCAG GTTCGTAACTGCAAGCTGGTGGGGCTGAACGACTTGGACCAAGGCAGCGAGTACGTCCGCGGGAAGATCGTGGACTTCATGAACACGCTCGTCGGCTGGGGCGTCGCCGGCTTCCGCGTCGACGCCAGCAAGCACATGTGGCCCGGGGACATGAAG GTCATTTTTGATCGACTAAATGACCTCAACACGGCTTATTTCCCGGCGGGTTCCAGGCCGTTTATTTACCAGGAGGTGATCGACTTGG GTGGCGAGCCCATCAAGGGGACGGAATACACCGGCAACGGACGCGTGACGGAGTTCAAGTACGGCAAGTACCTGGGCGAGGCCTTCCGCGGCAGCAATGAGCTCCGGTGGCTGAGCAACTTCCACGAAGGCTGGGGCATGTTGCACCGGGATAACTCCGTGGTGTTCATCGATAACCACGACAACCAGCGAGGCCACGGCGCCGGCGGAGACATGATCCTCACCTTCCGCGTCTCCAGATGGTACAAG ATGGCTAACGCGTTCATGCTGGCTTGGCCTTACGGCTTCACCCGCGTGATGTCGTCGTACTACTGGGACCAATGGTGGGAGAATGGCCAGGATAAGAACGACTGGGTCGGACCTCCTCACGACGGCAGCTTCAACATCATCAGCCCGAGCTTCAACGCCGACGGCAGCTGCGGGAACGGCTGGATCTGCGAGCACCGCTGGAGGCAGATCTACAACATGGTGGAGTTCCGGAATGTTGCCCATG GGACGGACATGAACGACTGGTGGGACAACGGCAGCAACCAGATCGCCTTCTGCAGAGGCAACAAGGGCTTCCTGGCCATCAACAACGACGGATGGGATCTGAAGGAGACGCTGCAG ACTTGCCTTCCTGCGGGTACGTACTGCGACGTCATCTCCGGGTCGAAGGACGGAGGCTCCTGCACGGGCAAGAGCGTGACTGTGGGCGGCGACGGAAGGGCCTACGTCGAAGTCCTTTCAGCCGACTACGATGGCGTTCTTGCCATTCACGCTAAT TCCAAGTTgtag